The following are encoded together in the Oceanobacillus zhaokaii genome:
- a CDS encoding GNAT family N-acetyltransferase codes for MPYNIEIKAVATDNFFECIKLEVAESQKSFVASNVFTIAQSYVDKSLIPYAICDENTVVGLAALEYNSVDKHWITRFMIGEKFQGKGYGRQAMQKLIELQAKHDDCERIRLSVVPENNGAITFYEKTGFAMTDEVIDGELVMELLLDKKIFA; via the coding sequence ATGCCTTACAATATCGAGATTAAAGCTGTAGCAACTGATAATTTTTTCGAATGTATAAAACTTGAAGTTGCCGAAAGTCAAAAATCATTTGTAGCGAGTAATGTCTTTACGATTGCCCAGTCATATGTAGATAAAAGCCTTATCCCTTATGCTATATGTGATGAGAATACAGTAGTAGGACTAGCCGCACTGGAATACAATTCAGTCGATAAACATTGGATCACCCGTTTTATGATAGGTGAGAAATTTCAAGGTAAAGGCTATGGAAGACAAGCAATGCAGAAATTAATTGAGTTGCAGGCTAAGCATGATGACTGTGAACGTATTCGTCTATCTGTCGTACCTGAAAATAATGGTGCAATAACATTTTATGAAAAGACAGGCTTTGCCATGACAGATGAAGTAATTGATGGCGAGTTAGTGATGGAATTACTATTGGATAAGAAGATTTTTGCATAA
- a CDS encoding alpha/beta hydrolase, protein MPNFIMIKVLPNEVKGIIADSGYTTVKEELSHQLEHLYNLPSFPLLDLTSLLTKIRAGNSFEEASAIEQVKRNKQSLFIIHGEEDKLVPTEMAHQLFAAAGGEKIFG, encoded by the coding sequence TTGCCAAATTTTATTATGATCAAGGTTCTTCCGAATGAAGTAAAAGGTATTATTGCAGATAGTGGATATACAACGGTAAAAGAGGAATTAAGCCACCAGCTAGAGCATTTATATAATCTTCCATCGTTTCCGTTATTGGATTTAACAAGTCTCTTGACAAAAATTAGGGCTGGCAATTCTTTCGAGGAGGCGTCAGCGATTGAACAGGTGAAACGTAATAAACAATCTTTATTTATTATTCATGGGGAAGAAGACAAGCTTGTACCAACTGAAATGGCTCATCAACTTTTTGCAGCTGCTGGAGGGGAAAAGATATTTGGATAG
- a CDS encoding multidrug resistance efflux transporter family protein yields the protein MKAIVIGVLGALFFSVTFVLNRSMELEGGSWAWSASLRYIFMLPILFIIVGYQQNVKPVILHMKKQPVPWLIWSTIGFGLFYAPLTLASIYGPGWLVAATFQITIIAGSLLVPFLNKMKKQAIPMQSIFISLIILAGVFIMQFEHASSVPLINIILCVVPLIISAFAYPLGNRKMMALVGGELNTFQRILGMTIASMPFWILISIFAMNAHGLPSENQLIQTFVVAISSGIIATALFFYATEIVQNSPQKLAGVEATQSGEVVFALIGEILLLSAPLPSLLSFAGIGLVTVGMLLHSIASAAGNRKTVPAVQRVSGDK from the coding sequence ATGAAAGCAATAGTTATTGGTGTTTTGGGCGCGTTATTCTTTTCCGTCACGTTTGTTTTGAACCGTTCGATGGAATTGGAAGGTGGTAGTTGGGCGTGGAGTGCCTCACTGCGCTATATTTTTATGCTGCCTATACTCTTTATTATCGTTGGCTATCAACAAAACGTAAAGCCAGTCATTTTACATATGAAAAAACAGCCAGTCCCTTGGCTTATTTGGAGTACTATTGGTTTCGGATTATTCTACGCACCACTTACACTAGCATCCATTTATGGACCTGGTTGGCTCGTTGCTGCAACCTTTCAAATTACAATCATCGCTGGTTCATTACTCGTACCATTTCTAAATAAAATGAAGAAGCAAGCCATTCCGATGCAAAGTATTTTTATTTCGTTAATCATTCTCGCAGGTGTATTTATCATGCAGTTCGAACACGCATCATCTGTCCCATTAATAAATATAATACTTTGTGTTGTTCCGTTAATTATTTCTGCATTTGCCTACCCACTAGGCAATCGTAAAATGATGGCATTGGTTGGTGGTGAATTAAATACATTCCAGCGAATTCTTGGGATGACAATTGCTTCTATGCCATTTTGGATATTAATTTCCATCTTTGCTATGAATGCCCACGGATTGCCTAGTGAAAATCAACTGATTCAAACATTTGTTGTCGCCATTTCATCCGGAATCATTGCAACTGCACTATTTTTTTATGCTACAGAAATCGTTCAGAACAGTCCGCAAAAACTTGCAGGAGTGGAAGCAACCCAATCCGGAGAGGTTGTGTTTGCATTGATCGGCGAAATACTTTTATTAAGTGCGCCACTTCCAAGTCTGCTTTCTTTCGCTGGTATAGGACTAGTGACCGTAGGGATGCTACTGCATAGTATTGCCTCTGCAGCAGGAAATCGTAAAACTGTACCTGCAGTTCAGCGAGTATCAGGTGATAAGTGA